The Thermodesulfobium sp. 4217-1 nucleotide sequence TTAGAAAATTATAATAACTTCAAAGCCTATCTCAGAAAATTTTATCATCATCATCATCATTCCAAACAAACGCCTTTAGGAAATATTGCAACATATAAAGTTTCAATATATCGCTCATACCACTTTCTGAAAGCTCAAAAACAACTATAACGCCTTTCCAATTAACCTCTTCAGATAATATTTTTATATTATTGCATCCTAATTTAACTGCACAATTGTTAGAAATGATGATCAATCTGCCATTTGTTTCTTCTATAATTCTTCTTAAAGTATACAAACCATAACCTGCATGATTTATTTCTGAATAATAAAGGTTAACTTTAGATGGTGGAGAACTAACCCCTTTTTCTAAAGCTTTTATTATTGCTTCACTCTCTGTAAAGACATTATATTTTCCTCTCAAATTAGATAAAAATCCTACACCTCTGTCAATTATACATATCTGAATTTTACCCTTTTTTGAGAAATACTGTCCTGATATAACAGGTGTTCTATCGCTTAAAGAATGATATACAGCGTTATTTAAAAGTTCACCAGTCATATATATCAAATAATCACTTAGATCATTTTTGTCTTCTTTATGCAAGTTACGGATTATTAAATTAACTATTTTATTGCCATTTTCTCTAATATTATTAAAGTCTACAATTTCTAAAGGAATATAATTTTTATCTATATTATATTTAGAAGAAAGAGTTTTTATATAACTAGATGATAAATATGAAGGATTTGTACGTACATTAAGATTAGAATTTTCTAGTTCTAAAGCTTTCAATATTGCCCCACCTATAGGTTCAATAAACCAGTAGTTTGAAACATTAATCTCATTTTGACTTATTTTTACAAAATTATTGAATTCTTCAACAAAATTTTCAAAAGTAAAATCCATTTTAATAATCTTATTTTAAGCAGTCTTCATCTTTTTGCTATAGCTTACAACAAAATTCAAAACATCTTTTATTTGCCCATTTGTATTAATTAAACCTATATGATTTTTTACAAATTCTACACCTTTATTGCGAACTATTACACCTATTATCTCATCTCCAAAAGACTGAGTAATAAGGACAAACCCTTCAAAATCAATCACAACTTTATTATCATTTTCTAATATTTTTTCGATATTTTTTCTCACAATTAATCCATCATATCTTGATATCAAATTATCAGAATCCGAGAACAGACTTTTTAATTTTACAATTTCCATAACAAATTACCTCCCCTATCTAATAGCAATAAATAATTATACTGTTATTAAAAAAATACTTCAAGTTGACAAATTGCTTTGTTTCAAGCTACACCGAATTACCATCAGAAACTCAAAAGTGTTTCTAATGAAGCTTGAGTATGCAACTCTTTATGTTAAATAACCACCCAAAAATACTTGATAATATGAATCTAAGGGTGGTTATTTGATTTTATATAATTAAAATTTTAATTATTACATTGATGATCCTTTATAACCTCAGCATGCGTCCTCTCTTTCCACAGATCAAGATTATTGGCTTTTCTGTAGTCATTTATAGCTTTATGTATTGCTTCTTCAGCCAAAACGCTGCAATGCATTTTCATAGGAGGTAAGCCATCCAATGCCTCTGCTACAGCCCTATTTGTTATCTCCCACGCTTCTTCGACCGTCTTGCCTTTTATCAGCTCACTTGCAATACTAGATGATGCAATTGCAGATGCACAGCCATAGGTCTCATATTTTACATCCTCAATAATATTATCCTTAACTTTTATATAAACCTTCATAATATCGCCGCATCTGGGATTGCCTACTTCACCTATTCCATCAGCGTCAGAAATAACGCCCACATTTCTTGGGTTTCTAAAATGATCCATTACTTTCTCGCTGTACATGATATCTGCTCCTCTCTATCTAAAATTTGACTCCAAAGGGGCGACATAGCCCTTCTTCTTTCCACAATTTTAGGCAAAACATCTAAAACATAGTCAACGTCTTCTTCGGTTGTATTCAATCCAAGAGTCATCCTTACAGAACCATGAGCGACTTCATGAGATAGACCGATCGAGAGCAGGACATGCGAAGGTTCCAGGGAACCAGATGCACAGGCACTTCCAGTAGAGACAAAAACTCCTGCGTCATCCAGGTCAAAGAGCAAGGTCTCGCCCTCTACTCCTACAAAACTAATGTTTACATTGTTGGGCAATCTATTGTCGCCTCTGGGACCATTCAACTTTGCATTAGGGACTTTATTTAGAATGCCTTCAATTATCTTATCTCTTAAAACTCTCAGACGATTGATTTCAAAATCAAGCTCTTCTCCAGCAATTTCAATAGCCTTACCCAATCCAACAATTCCAGACACATTCTCTGTACTGGCTCTCTTACCTCTTTCCTGTGCACCGCCATCAATTAAATTATCTATCTTAACGCCTTTTCTTATATACAATACTCCGACACCTTTAGGCCCATAGAATTTGTGGCCTGACATAGACAACAGGTCTATGTTCATTGATTTTACATCAATAGGCAAATGTCCAACTGCCTGGACTGCATCAGTATGAAAATATATACCCTTTTCTCTACAGATTTTTCCAATTTCTGATACTGGCTCAATCGTACCAATTTCGTTATTCGCAAACATTATTGAAACCAATATAGTCTTCTCGGTAATAGCATTTTTCAGATCCTCTATTTTTATAAAGCCTTCAGAGTCTACAGGCAAATAAGTCACAGAAAATCCATTCTTTTCAAGAAACTTACTTGCATTTAATATTGCATGATGTTCTATCTGTGACGTGATAATATGATTTCCCCTGGCTCTATTAGCAAATGCAATGCCCTT carries:
- a CDS encoding ATP-binding protein is translated as MDFTFENFVEEFNNFVKISQNEINVSNYWFIEPIGGAILKALELENSNLNVRTNPSYLSSSYIKTLSSKYNIDKNYIPLEIVDFNNIRENGNKIVNLIIRNLHKEDKNDLSDYLIYMTGELLNNAVYHSLSDRTPVISGQYFSKKGKIQICIIDRGVGFLSNLRGKYNVFTESEAIIKALEKGVSSPPSKVNLYYSEINHAGYGLYTLRRIIEETNGRLIIISNNCAVKLGCNNIKILSEEVNWKGVIVVFELSESGMSDILKLYMLQYFLKAFVWNDDDDDKIF
- the nifS gene encoding cysteine desulfurase NifS, which gives rise to MKRSIYMDYAATTFVRQGVLDEMMPYFKDNFANPSSLYSFSEINKSAIKLARHKVAKVINSDENEVYFTSGGSESDNWAIKGIAFANRARGNHIITSQIEHHAILNASKFLEKNGFSVTYLPVDSEGFIKIEDLKNAITEKTILVSIMFANNEIGTIEPVSEIGKICREKGIYFHTDAVQAVGHLPIDVKSMNIDLLSMSGHKFYGPKGVGVLYIRKGVKIDNLIDGGAQERGKRASTENVSGIVGLGKAIEIAGEELDFEINRLRVLRDKIIEGILNKVPNAKLNGPRGDNRLPNNVNISFVGVEGETLLFDLDDAGVFVSTGSACASGSLEPSHVLLSIGLSHEVAHGSVRMTLGLNTTEEDVDYVLDVLPKIVERRRAMSPLWSQILDREEQISCTARK
- a CDS encoding STAS-like domain-containing protein, which produces MEIVKLKSLFSDSDNLISRYDGLIVRKNIEKILENDNKVVIDFEGFVLITQSFGDEIIGVIVRNKGVEFVKNHIGLINTNGQIKDVLNFVVSYSKKMKTA
- the nifU gene encoding Fe-S cluster assembly scaffold protein NifU, encoding MYSEKVMDHFRNPRNVGVISDADGIGEVGNPRCGDIMKVYIKVKDNIIEDVKYETYGCASAIASSSIASELIKGKTVEEAWEITNRAVAEALDGLPPMKMHCSVLAEEAIHKAINDYRKANNLDLWKERTHAEVIKDHQCNN